From the genome of Thermaerobacter marianensis DSM 12885:
TAGGGTAGAATCGTGGTCCGGGGATCGGATCCGGAAAACACTAGGATATAAGGAAACTCGCGAAGCTTGGGTTCCACGCGAGACCGCCAGTTGCGCACCACGTCGCTGGCCGACACGATCTGGTCTCTTGTAAACGGCGGCTTGGAAGCCATGGTGGCCGTGCCCCCTGCCATGTTCAACCTCCTTTCAGCGTATGCGCCGATTCGGCATTCCATTCGTATTTATTTTCGCGTTTATTTTCGCGCACTTGCTCGATTCGCGCAATACCTTCCCGTAGCTCATGGCCCAGATGCGGCCTCGAGGCAGCCAACCGACGACCCGACGCTCGGCCAGTTTAAGGAGGCCCCTTCAAGTTGCCGCCGGCCCGTTCCCTGGATTCGATTCCAAACCCGCCCACCGCTCGATCTCGCGTAGGATGGCGCTGAAGTCGAGATGCCCTAACCCGCCGGCCGTGGCGGCGGCGTAGGTCTGGGCCACCTGGGCGGTGGCAGGCATGGGCACGTGCGCCTCGTGAGCCGCCGCCAAGGCCAAGCCGAGGTCCTTGTGCATCAGGGCCAGCTGGAACTGGGGCGGGAACTCCCCGCTGCGCCACGCGGGCAACTTCATCTTGATCAGCGGCGCCGCGGCGGGCCCGGCTTCCAGCAGGTCAAGGAACGCCTCCCGGTCGACCCCCAGGCGCTCGGCCAGGACCAGACCCTCCGCCGCCACCTGCAGCAGCCCCGCCAGCACGAGGTTGACCGCGATCTTGGCCGCCTGGCCCTGGCCCGCCTCGCCGAAGTAGATGGTCTTGCGACCCAAGGCCGTGAAAAGGGGTTCGAGCTCGCGCACCACCGTCGGTTCTCCGCCGGCCAGGATCACCAGCTGCGCCTCTTCCGCCGCCCCCAGGCTGCCGCTGACCGGCGCATCGACGAAGGGGATGCCCCGTTCCCGGGCTTCGGCGGCGAACTCCCGGGCGGCCTGCGGCCCGATGGTGCTCATGTCGACCCAGACGAACCGGCGCCCGGCTCCCGCTGCGGCCAGCAGGCCCTGCGAGCCCCGCGCCACCGCAGCCACCGCCGCCGGATCGGCGACCATGGTCACCACCACGTCGGACCCGGCCGCCACCTCGACCGGCGAGGCCTTCACCACGGCCCCGGACCGGCCGAGCTCTTCCGCACGGGCCGGCGTCCGGTTCCACACGGCCACCTCGAAACCCGCCTTGATCAGGTTGCGCGCCATGCGACTCCCCATGGCGCCAAGGCCGATCCACCCCACGCGGCGCAAAGGCATGAGCCCGCCCTCCTTCGCCGACGTCTTGCTGATGTGAAGACCGGGCGTCCTGCCCGCAGGACTTCGGTTGCATCGGGCTTGGCCGCCGGTTCCACCCTACCCGACGGCGCACCGCCCTCACGGCCCGCCCGGGCTCACCCTACCCGAGAGTGCCTCGCCCGTACGGCCCAGCGGTACGCCAGCAGGGCCAGGGCGAACTCGAGCACCAGCTCCTGCACACCCGCCATGGCCGGGACCACCGTCACCAGGCCCAGAGAGACGGCCACCCACATGACCGCCAGCACGGCCAGCAGCCGGCTGCCGGCCGCTCGCCCGGACTCCCGGGCGGCCACGGCCGCCACCGCCGCCCAGCCCCACCGGCGGGCGGTCGCCGGCGCCATACGGTGGCTCAGGGCGAACACGCTGACGGCAAAGACCATCGTCCCGGCTCCGAACCACGCGCCCCACAAAGCGGTCACCGACCCTCACCACGGGCTCCGCACGGCACCGTGCCGGTTCGACCGGGCGCGGGCCGCCGCCGGAGGGTTTCGCGTGGCGTGACGGCAACACCTACCGGCACCCCGCCTCGTTTTCGAATTTCCCTCGTCCTTCCTTGTCTGGCGGGCCACTCCACCGGCCGATGGGCCTTCGCCGGTGGTAACATCATACTGATACGGGAGGTTCGGAGCCGTGGTCCGCAAGCTGCGGGTGACCGGCGAGTTCGTCCGCGTCGACGAGCGGCTCTGCCGCCTTCCGGGCGTCTTCGCCCGGTTCGACGGCCTGGTGGCCGCGTTCCTCCACGGTAGTTACGGTACCCCGCACCAGACGCCCCTGAGCGACGTGGACCTGGCCGTGGTCTACCGGCCGGAGCGGCTTCCGGACCTGCGGGAACTGGTCCCGGCTTGGCGGGGAAGCATTATCCGACCCCGTTTCCCTACGCGCGCAATGCGAAGTTCATCCTCTTCGTGCACGCGTGGCGCCCCTAGAAAGACCTCCGGACCGGGCGTTGGGGCAAGGCGGAGGCAGGGGAAGGAGGATAGGCCGTTGCGGAGAGCGCGGGAGAACTGGTTCGACCGGAAGTGGAAGAACCGCCGGGCGCTGAGAGCGAGGGAAAGGCGCTCAGCGAAGTACCGAGCGCGCCTGGAACAAGAGCAGGGGGGGCACGCCGGACCAGGTGGGGATGATGCGCCGCTGGCGGTTTCAGGTAATGCGTCGACAGGCGTCGTTTGCGAGGTGCGCAGCGACACCTGTGTTGTGATAGCGGGTGAGCGGTGCTACGAGAGCCTGACCCGCGTGCCGGTCGTGGTCGGCGACCGGGTCCGGTTTGCTGCCGAGGGGAACTATGCCGTCATACTCGAGGTGCTACCCCGCAAGAGCAAACTGGTCCGGATGCGGGGGGATGCCACACGCCGCTCGGCCTTCAGCAAGGAGGAACACGTCCTGGCTGCCAACGTGGACGTGGCCGTGATCGTGGCTTCGGCTGCCGCGCCGCCATTTCATCCGCGGCTGATCGACCGGTATCTGATCATGTGCCAGTATGGTGGCATCCGCCCCATCATCTGCGTTAACAAGATCGATCTGGTGACTACCCGTCCGGATTTGAGCCTGTACACCGACATGGACATCCCCGTGGTCTACGTATCGGCGCTCACCGGGGCTGGCATGGAGAGGCTGAAGGAACACCTGCGCGGCAGGTGTTCGGTGCTCACGGGAAAGAGCGGTGTCGGCAAGTCCAGCATCTTCAATGCCTTGCTTCGTGAAACCATCCAACGCGTCGGCGAGCTGACCCGCACCGGCCGGGGCAGGCACACGACCACCAGTTCGTTGATGTACCGGCTGGATCACGACACCTTTATCATCGATACACCGGGGATTCGCTCGCTGGGGCTATGGGACATCGACCCGGATTCGTTGCGGCTCTATTTCCCTGACTTTTTGCCTTTCGCCACGGCGTGCAGGTACAGGGACTGCAGTCACACCCATGAGCCGGACTGCGCGGTTAAGGAGGCCGTTAGCCGTGGCGGGGTGGCACCGGGACGTTACGAAAGCTACCGTCGCCTGATGAACGAGCTGGTAGGAAAGTAACTTGCGGTGAGGGAGCTTCCGCCCCAGGCAACTCAGGCAAGCCGTGTCCGTTACCGTTTGGCTCGCGACCTCGCGGAGCAATGCCCGGCGGAGGTGGCGCAGGAGATCGCCGCCACGGGCTCGACATCCCGCGGCGTCGCCGCCGCGCTCGGACCTCGAGATCAACTTTTGGACCGACACGATTCCGGATACGTTCCACGAACGGCCTGCGTGGCTTGCCGGGCAGGTGACTTGGCTTCGCCGTCTTGATGGGGTTTCCGACGTCTATGTCGACGAGACTCCAATCGCTGACGGATCGGTGTAGGTCACGTTCGGGTTTCACGGTGTGTGGGTTGAGGCTGCGTGGCAAGGCATCCAGACCCAGAGTCAACTCGTGGCGGAGACGTTGCGCGGGGATGTCTTGGACCATGAGCGCTTGGTCGTCGCAGATGCCATCTTTCATGCGCTTCCCCTGCGCACTGCCGGCGCGTTTGCCCGGTGGCAGCAGTCCCTATCCGTTTACCGGATGTGCTGCAGTCGCGGCTGATCCGTACAGCCATCGAGGGCTGGGTGTATCCCCTCCACATAATCAAGCGCAGCCTGGACGAGATCCAGCAGCTGCGCGAATGTATCGCCATGGTTGCTGCGGAAGCCCGGGCCTACGGGGAGCGGAAACCCCTGATCCTGCAACTTGGGGACACCTATCATGGGCTTCCCCTTTCGCTCTACGAGAGGAACAACGTCCTGGATGTGCCGGCGCAATATGCCGAAAAGACCCACTTTGAGTGGCTCCACCAGCTGCTTGCCAGCACGTTCGATTATCCAGGTGCGGAGTCGCGCATCTCGATCATCCGGGGTTCGTATTATGCGGTACTCGATCTTACGCT
Proteins encoded in this window:
- the rsgA gene encoding ribosome small subunit-dependent GTPase A — translated: MRRARENWFDRKWKNRRALRARERRSAKYRARLEQEQGGHAGPGGDDAPLAVSGNASTGVVCEVRSDTCVVIAGERCYESLTRVPVVVGDRVRFAAEGNYAVILEVLPRKSKLVRMRGDATRRSAFSKEEHVLAANVDVAVIVASAAAPPFHPRLIDRYLIMCQYGGIRPIICVNKIDLVTTRPDLSLYTDMDIPVVYVSALTGAGMERLKEHLRGRCSVLTGKSGVGKSSIFNALLRETIQRVGELTRTGRGRHTTTSSLMYRLDHDTFIIDTPGIRSLGLWDIDPDSLRLYFPDFLPFATACRYRDCSHTHEPDCAVKEAVSRGGVAPGRYESYRRLMNELVGK
- a CDS encoding NAD(P)-dependent oxidoreductase — protein: MPLRRVGWIGLGAMGSRMARNLIKAGFEVAVWNRTPARAEELGRSGAVVKASPVEVAAGSDVVVTMVADPAAVAAVARGSQGLLAAAGAGRRFVWVDMSTIGPQAAREFAAEARERGIPFVDAPVSGSLGAAEEAQLVILAGGEPTVVRELEPLFTALGRKTIYFGEAGQGQAAKIAVNLVLAGLLQVAAEGLVLAERLGVDREAFLDLLEAGPAAAPLIKMKLPAWRSGEFPPQFQLALMHKDLGLALAAAHEAHVPMPATAQVAQTYAAATAGGLGHLDFSAILREIERWAGLESNPGNGPAAT